A stretch of Episyrphus balteatus chromosome 2, idEpiBalt1.1, whole genome shotgun sequence DNA encodes these proteins:
- the LOC129911348 gene encoding uncharacterized protein LOC129911348, producing MFTNWLTSSSTNSTTSIPQLPPPTLASTPPDIVLEVGPSPGVRFVAHTIILSMHSGYLRSAIRLDDSSVSGGNSPDMVLFLTNVTADQFAPLLTYMYTGYLDLNVDNIFGVLLATHVLHMPRALEICRAFLSRAQSEGYLSNGHFLGSTTTNNSNNKIIRPIASKASAPNLGFIAPPMQHVSLPSTGTPFKSLQQTFVPGVPVLQSVADDLSESDTQSIAVASPRPTPPTPIQIEREDTLPKRSSPPSTSYSSNPPKRQHKSKRSSDKHRGSKTTSHQPTPLVAKDPVPIQIEAENKTIIDVASCDGPIRFRRVLNDAYGHKPDVLQFPPAQERTQQSVSFSFHQQMAKTISQRQMHSEESENSEDLSAKGGGSTNCSNSKTGEIYNCVYCKHTFKSQYCYQKHAKRHLNPLSLDCASSNKSSSSVSSSGPIPPSIAGVATAAAATSTSSSTIGCLEIEKEEKTIPAVVVEVSTSELQRREVRPLDMNVQYYPCKTCGSKFPSYYFVHKHRKMCHANEENTPSNTEPNKSEH from the exons atgttcaCTAATTGGCTTACAAGTTCATCGACTAACTCAACAACTTCTATACCACAACTTCCGCCTCCTACATTAGCATCAACACCACCCGATATAGTTCTGGAAGTTGGACCTTCTCCGGGTGTGCGATTTGTAGCTCATACCATAATTTTGAGCATGCATAGTGGATATTTACGGTCGGCAATACGTTTAGATGATAGTTCTGTTAGCGGAGGAAACTCTCCAGATATGGTTCTATTCTTAACCAATGTGACGGCGGATcaatttgctccacttttgacCTACATGTATACTGGATATTTGGATTTAAATGTGGATAATATATTTGGTGTTCTTTTGGCCACGCATGTATTGCACATGCCGCGGGCACTCGAGATTTGTcg ggCTTTTTTGTCACGAGCTCAATCTGAAGGATATTTAAGCAATGGACACTTTCTTGGAAGTACAACAACCAACAACAGCAATAACAAAATCATTCGTCCAATTGCCAGTAAGGCATCTGCTCCGAATTTGGGATTTATTGCTCCGCCAATGCAGCATGTATCACTACCCAGTACGGGAACTCCGTTTAAAAGCCTCCAGCAGACTTTTGTTCCCGGAGTACCAGTTTTACAATCTGTCGCAGATGACCTTTCCGAAAGTGATACCCAATCAATTGCTGTAGCATCACCTAGACCGACTCCCCCTACACCAATCCAAATCGAACGAGAAGATACACTCCCTAAACGCTCTTCACCTCCTTCCACATCCTACTCATCAAATCCACCTAAACGTCAGCATAAATCAAAACGATCCAGTGACAAGCATCGCGGTAGTAAAACCACTTCTCATCAACCAACTCCATTAGTAGCCAAGGATCCCGTCCCCATTCAAATCGAAGCTGAAAATAAAACTATAATCGACGTGGCAAGTTGTGATGGTCCGATTCGTTTTCGGCGTGTGCTCAACGACGCTTACGGACATAAGCCCGATGTTTTGCAATTTCCCCCGGCCCAAGAACGCACTCAACAAAGTGTATCGTTCTCGTTTCATCAACAAATGGCCAAGACAATTAGCCAACGGCAAATGCATTCGGAAGAATCCGAGAACAGCGAGGATTTGAGTGCTAAAGGTGGTGGTTCTACAAATTGCTCCAATTCAAAAACTGGAGAGATCTACAATTGCGTATATTGTAAGCATACTTTCAAGTCGCAATACTGCTATCAGAAGCATGCCAAGAGGCATTTGAATCCTCTATCGCTGGACTGTGCCAGTAGTAATAAATCATCTTCATCGGTTTCATCATCAGGACCTATTCCACCATCTATTGCAGGagtagcaacagcagcagcagcgacatcaacatcatcatcaactATAGGATGTTTGGAAATAGAAAAGGAGGAAAAAACAATTCCAGCGGTAGTTGTTGAAGTGTCTACAAGTGAATTGCAACGACGTGAAGTACGCCCATTGGATATGAATGTCCAGTATTATCCGTGCAAGACTTGTGGCAGTAAATTTCCAAGTTATTATTTTGTGCACAAACATCGTAAAATGTGTCATGCAAATGAAGAAAATACTCCAAGTAATACTGAACCCAATAAAAGTGAACATTAG